In Patescibacteria group bacterium, one DNA window encodes the following:
- a CDS encoding G5 domain-containing protein yields the protein MEKIPKKPNKIRLIILIVILIITVVFGTLIITDKNHVLLAKISGTKQQPNITKIIVKDKNDKKEFTSEKETLQEALQDNNIKIFDHDIITPNLDTKIKKYTLLIVDIQRKYAVTIIDKKDKKEIVSDKNVVKDILKEQNIKLIKEDNINPNIDEQIENNSKIIISRANLINIFVDGQENIAKTHFKQVDKIIAEAGIKLNGDDYTIPESNSKIENNAKIEIIRVTKKEEITKEEIPFETEEQYSDQMYEDEQNVSQVGKNGILEKTYEIRLENDKEVDKKLVSEEKTLEPQNKIIVYGTKKHPQGKVITGGRATYYYGPTIAACNLFPKGTKLRVTNVDNGQSIEVIVDDTGGFGWPTVIDLRQDYFEKIGGTTNAGIINVTIEEIL from the coding sequence ATGGAAAAAATTCCTAAAAAACCAAACAAAATTCGTTTAATTATCTTAATTGTAATCTTAATTATTACAGTTGTTTTTGGTACTTTAATAATCACCGACAAAAATCACGTTCTTCTCGCAAAAATAAGTGGCACGAAACAGCAACCAAATATTACAAAAATCATCGTCAAAGATAAAAATGACAAAAAAGAATTTACTTCAGAAAAAGAAACTTTGCAAGAAGCTTTACAGGATAATAATATCAAAATTTTTGATCATGATATTATCACTCCAAATTTAGACACCAAAATTAAAAAATATACTTTATTAATCGTTGATATTCAAAGAAAATATGCTGTCACAATTATTGACAAAAAAGATAAAAAAGAAATTGTTTCTGATAAAAATGTGGTCAAAGATATTCTAAAAGAACAAAATATCAAATTAATAAAAGAAGATAATATCAATCCTAATATAGATGAACAAATTGAAAACAACAGCAAAATTATAATTTCTCGTGCTAATTTAATCAACATTTTTGTTGACGGACAAGAAAATATCGCAAAAACTCACTTTAAACAAGTTGACAAAATAATTGCTGAAGCAGGCATAAAATTAAATGGAGATGATTACACAATTCCAGAAAGCAACTCTAAAATCGAAAATAACGCTAAAATAGAAATTATCAGAGTTACTAAAAAAGAAGAAATAACCAAAGAAGAAATACCTTTCGAAACAGAAGAACAATATTCAGATCAGATGTACGAAGACGAACAAAATGTCTCTCAAGTAGGAAAAAATGGAATTTTAGAAAAAACTTATGAAATTAGATTAGAAAACGACAAAGAAGTTGATAAAAAATTAGTCTCTGAAGAAAAAACTCTAGAGCCTCAAAACAAAATTATAGTTTATGGTACAAAAAAACATCCACAAGGCAAGGTAATTACTGGCGGTCGAGCAACTTACTATTACGGTCCAACTATCGCAGCATGCAATCTTTTTCCCAAAGGAACCAAACTTCGCGTTACTAATGTAGATAATGGCCAGAGTATTGAAGTTATTGTTGACGATACCGGCGGTTTTGGCTGGCCGACAGTAATTGATCTTCGCCAAGATTATTTTGAAAAAATCGGCGGTACAACAAATGCCGGCATTATTAATGTTACAATAGAAGAAATCCTTTAG
- the secG gene encoding preprotein translocase subunit SecG, with protein MSNILSIIQIVISVFLMITILVQNKGVGLSATFGGEGNVYRTKRGAERAIFITTIVLAVLFLVTAMLNLFF; from the coding sequence ATGTCTAATATCTTAAGTATTATCCAAATTGTTATTTCTGTCTTTTTAATGATCACAATTTTAGTTCAAAATAAAGGCGTCGGATTATCTGCCACCTTTGGCGGTGAAGGCAATGTTTACCGTACCAAAAGAGGTGCAGAAAGAGCCATTTTTATAACTACAATAGTTTTGGCTGTACTATTCTTAGTTACGGCTATGCTAAATCTGTTTTTCTAA